One part of the Halopenitus persicus genome encodes these proteins:
- a CDS encoding RNA-guided endonuclease InsQ/TnpB family protein: protein MEVRRTVPVKLDVADSDADLLHETISEFLWAANYVVDHAWQGEYKTTSKAELQRETYDDVRAETRLQANLVQNARNKAADAVQSIVARWKQGDYAGKPHFSAPTLVYDKRCATFNDDHATLSTVEGRITAEYVLPDESRETPHSEYLFNDDYEVTGGELHYRDGEFYLHVRTKADVEFETADDGNDGHNTVLGVDLGIENVAVASTGAFWNGSELNHWHREFEKRRGSLQQRGTRTAHETVQSVGRTETGRYDHFLHTVSKELVAEAVENGCSVIAFENLTGIRERMPNVKKFHAWAFRRLFEYVEYKAEMFGISVEQVSPAYTSQRCSKCGTTLRENRQTQERFCCVKCGYEVNADYNAAKNIGLKYLRSAQKSSGGGVPVNVRLNRGTLNVNGDYEPSADGGQNGSPRESPTLNEANGEAVSE from the coding sequence ATGGAGGTACGTCGCACCGTCCCCGTCAAACTCGACGTGGCCGACAGCGACGCCGACCTCCTCCACGAAACCATCTCCGAGTTCCTGTGGGCTGCCAACTACGTCGTCGACCACGCGTGGCAAGGCGAGTACAAGACCACGAGCAAAGCCGAGCTCCAACGCGAAACCTACGACGATGTGCGTGCCGAGACGCGTCTCCAAGCGAATCTCGTCCAGAACGCTCGCAACAAGGCCGCCGACGCCGTACAGAGCATCGTCGCTCGGTGGAAGCAAGGCGACTACGCGGGGAAGCCGCACTTCTCCGCGCCGACGCTCGTCTACGACAAGCGGTGTGCGACGTTCAATGACGACCACGCGACTCTCTCGACCGTCGAAGGTCGTATCACTGCGGAGTACGTCCTTCCCGACGAGAGCCGCGAAACGCCCCACTCGGAGTACCTGTTCAACGACGACTACGAAGTGACTGGCGGGGAACTCCACTACCGCGACGGTGAGTTCTACCTTCACGTCCGAACAAAGGCGGACGTGGAGTTCGAGACTGCCGACGACGGCAACGACGGGCACAACACAGTCCTCGGCGTTGACCTCGGCATCGAAAACGTCGCCGTTGCCTCGACAGGTGCGTTCTGGAACGGGTCAGAGTTGAACCACTGGCACCGCGAGTTCGAGAAACGACGCGGCTCGCTTCAACAGCGTGGAACGCGGACAGCTCACGAAACCGTCCAGTCGGTTGGACGTACCGAGACGGGTCGCTACGACCACTTCTTACACACCGTCTCGAAAGAACTCGTCGCGGAAGCCGTCGAAAACGGCTGTAGCGTGATTGCCTTTGAGAACCTGACAGGGATTCGTGAGCGGATGCCGAACGTCAAGAAATTCCACGCATGGGCGTTCCGACGTTTGTTCGAGTACGTCGAATACAAAGCCGAGATGTTCGGTATCTCGGTCGAACAGGTGAGTCCTGCGTACACGAGCCAGCGGTGTTCTAAGTGCGGGACGACGCTCCGAGAGAACCGCCAGACGCAAGAACGATTCTGTTGTGTGAAGTGTGGCTACGAAGTGAACGCCGACTACAACGCGGCGAAGAATATTGGCCTGAAGTATCTCCGCTCGGCGCAAAAGTCGTCGGGCGGAGGCGTACCCGTAAACGTGCGCTTGAATCGCGGGACATTGAACGTGAATGGCGATTACGAGCCTTCCGCCGATGGCGGCCAGAACGGGAGTCCACGCGAAAGCCCCACCCTCAACGAAGCGAACGGCGAAGCCGTGAGCGAGTAG